Part of the Tenacibaculum sp. SZ-18 genome, TATACCTCCGTGTTGATAAGTGTTTTTGTAATATTTAACAAAGTGATTGTAATTGTTTGGATATGCGAAAAATAAATCTTCTTTGGCAAAAATAAAAGGACTATTTATAGTTACACTCGGTAAAAAAATATCCTTTGGATTTTTTACCGAATAAACATCTTTCTCCTCGAACGTTAAACTTCTTCCAGTTTTGTATCGTAGGTTAGCACTAATATTTTTATCACCAATAACTTTTGTTGGATTACTACAATTAATTGTTCCGTGATCCGTGGTAATAATAAGTTTTTGTCCTAATTCTTTTGCTTTTTGAATGATAGAAAGCAAAGGTGAGTTTTTAAACCAACTTACAGTTAGTGATCTGTAGGCTTTATCATCACCAACTAATTCTTTAATTACTTCCATTTCCGTCTTAGCATGAGAAAGCATATCCACGAAGTTATAAACTACAACAGTCAAATCGTTTTGTTTAGTTCCGTTATAATTTTCTTCTAAATCTTTTCCATTTTTTAAAGAAGTTATCTTATAATATTCATGTTTAAGATTTAGGTTTAATCGCTTAATTTGTTCTTCTAGGAATTCTGCTTCGAATAAGTTTTTACCTCCTTCATCAGTGTCATTCTTCCAAAAATTTGGATAACGTTTCTCCATTTCAGAAGGCATCAAACCAGAAAATATTGCATTTCTTGCATATTGAGTTGCCGTAGGAAGAATACTGTAAAAAGAATATTCATTTTCCTTCTTATAAAACTCATTGATATACGGTTCTATTACTCTAAATTGGTCGTATCGTAAATTATCAATAACCACCCATAATGTTCCGTTTTCTTTATCGATATTCGGCGCAACATAATCCTTAAATAAAGTGTGAGACATGGTTGGTTTATCATTGCCAGTTAACCAATCTTGATAATTTTTCTTTATGAATTTAAAAAATTGAGAGTTGGCCTCTGATTTTTGACTTTCTAGAATTTCTAACATTCCTGAATCATTAATACCTTCAAGCTCTAGCTCCCAATGAACTAGTCTTTTGTATAAATCAATCCATTCTTCATATGAATTTACCATAGCTAGGTCCATAGCTATTTTTCTAAATTCTTGTTGATAATTATGAGTCGTCTTTTCAGATACTAATCGGGAATGGTCTAAGTTCTTTTTTAAACTCAATAATATCTGATTTGGATTTACAGGTTTTATAAGATAATCGGCAATTTTAGAACCAATTGCTTCTTCCATAATATACTCTTCTTCACTTTTAGTAATCATAACAACCGGAAGATTTGGTTGTAGCTGTTTTATCTGACTAAGTGTTTCCAGTCCAGAAATTCCAGGCATATTTTCATCTAAAAATACAATATCGAAACTTTCTTCACCAACCAAATCAACAGCATCAGCTCCATTTGTACAAGTTTCTATATTATAATTTTTCTTCTCAAGGAAAAGGATATGCGGTTTTAATAAATCAATTTCATCATCAACCCAAAGTATGTCTATTTTTCTCATATGTTTTTTACTAAAAAAAATCAACGAATAAAAAGATCGTTTAGTGTAAAAGAACGAAAAATATACTTCTCGTTATCTAAAGAATTTATTAAAGTTGACAATATCTAACAAAATATTTAAAATAAATCGGTCAATTCCGAGAAGCCTCTTTATATTTAATTACTTTTGCTTGAAGTAAATATCATAAATATTAACGATTGACGACTTCTAAAACGAATAAACTTAAAATTCTTAATGATCCAATTTATGGATTAGTTTCAATTCCAAATTCTTTAATTTTTGATATTATTGAGCA contains:
- a CDS encoding T9SS response regulator signal transducer PorX — its product is MRKIDILWVDDEIDLLKPHILFLEKKNYNIETCTNGADAVDLVGEESFDIVFLDENMPGISGLETLSQIKQLQPNLPVVMITKSEEEYIMEEAIGSKIADYLIKPVNPNQILLSLKKNLDHSRLVSEKTTHNYQQEFRKIAMDLAMVNSYEEWIDLYKRLVHWELELEGINDSGMLEILESQKSEANSQFFKFIKKNYQDWLTGNDKPTMSHTLFKDYVAPNIDKENGTLWVVIDNLRYDQFRVIEPYINEFYKKENEYSFYSILPTATQYARNAIFSGLMPSEMEKRYPNFWKNDTDEGGKNLFEAEFLEEQIKRLNLNLKHEYYKITSLKNGKDLEENYNGTKQNDLTVVVYNFVDMLSHAKTEMEVIKELVGDDKAYRSLTVSWFKNSPLLSIIQKAKELGQKLIITTDHGTINCSNPTKVIGDKNISANLRYKTGRSLTFEEKDVYSVKNPKDIFLPSVTINSPFIFAKEDLFFAYPNNYNHFVKYYKNTYQHGGISLEEIIIPCVVYNTK